A single genomic interval of Amycolatopsis albispora harbors:
- a CDS encoding protein disulfide oxidoreductase gives MKLLRSAGLVIATLALLAGCGQPSTPATPAPAAPAAPGTTEPAAAGVPEQLRFSVKTVDGKDFSGQSLAGKPAVLWFWAPWCPVCQREAPTVAKAAQAGTGATFVGVAAQDEVPAMREFVAKYQLGSFEHLADLDAAVWQRFGVTKQPAFAFIGADGSVEVVKGTLSEKDLTARVRALTSG, from the coding sequence GTGAAGCTCCTCCGGTCCGCGGGACTGGTGATCGCCACGCTCGCGCTGCTCGCCGGGTGCGGCCAGCCCAGCACACCGGCGACCCCGGCCCCGGCCGCACCGGCCGCGCCGGGCACCACGGAACCAGCCGCGGCTGGTGTCCCCGAGCAGCTCCGGTTCAGCGTGAAAACCGTCGACGGCAAGGACTTCTCCGGGCAGAGCCTCGCGGGCAAGCCGGCGGTGCTGTGGTTCTGGGCGCCGTGGTGCCCGGTGTGCCAGCGCGAGGCGCCGACCGTGGCCAAGGCCGCGCAGGCGGGCACCGGCGCCACCTTTGTCGGTGTCGCCGCGCAGGACGAGGTTCCCGCGATGCGGGAGTTCGTGGCCAAGTACCAGCTGGGCAGCTTCGAGCACCTCGCCGACCTCGACGCCGCGGTGTGGCAGCGGTTCGGCGTGACCAAGCAACCGGCGTTCGCGTTCATCGGCGCGGACGGCTCGGTGGAGGTGGTCAAGGGCACACTGTCCGAAAAGGACCTCACCGCGCGCGTGCGTGCGCTCACCAGCGGCTGA